The following proteins come from a genomic window of Fibrobacter sp. UWP2:
- a CDS encoding TrkA family potassium uptake protein has translation MASKQYIIIGLGNSAIFLARHLTSLGHDVMVVDNHPEKVQDISSTVSQAVVADSTRKKQLASIPLQKADSVIVCIGENLEASLLTVLNLKELGVKHIIAKSSSAAHSSILEKLGVSDIFHPERDSAIALAERLNRPNMLDFLPFMEGFSIIEVVCPKDFMGKTLKDLNITHKYGVQVIAIRDPQEPTPKIGNIADVVLQEDDVLFLIGPNDALDKFKS, from the coding sequence ATGGCATCTAAACAGTACATCATTATCGGTCTCGGCAACTCGGCCATCTTCTTAGCCCGCCATTTGACCAGCCTCGGCCACGACGTGATGGTCGTCGATAACCACCCCGAAAAAGTGCAAGACATCTCGAGCACCGTCTCTCAGGCCGTGGTCGCCGACAGCACCCGAAAAAAACAGCTGGCTTCCATCCCGCTGCAAAAGGCCGATAGCGTCATTGTTTGCATTGGCGAGAACCTCGAAGCCTCGCTCCTCACCGTTTTGAACCTCAAGGAGCTGGGCGTCAAGCACATCATAGCCAAGTCCAGCAGCGCAGCCCACTCGAGCATCCTCGAAAAGCTGGGCGTCTCCGACATTTTCCACCCGGAACGCGACAGCGCCATTGCGCTCGCCGAACGCCTGAACCGTCCCAACATGCTCGACTTCCTCCCCTTTATGGAAGGCTTCAGCATTATCGAAGTCGTGTGCCCCAAGGACTTTATGGGCAAGACCCTGAAGGACCTGAACATCACGCACAAGTACGGCGTGCAGGTCATCGCCATCCGCGACCCGCAGGAGCCCACCCCCAAGATCGGTAACATCGCCGACGTGGTGCTTCAGGAAGACGACGTGCTGTTCCTTATTGGACCGAACGACGCCCTCGACAAGTTCAAGAGCTAA
- a CDS encoding NADH peroxidase, producing MKVWVCKVCGYVHMGPEAPDECPQCHAPKSKFFEKVEQAAGGKIVWADEHKIGIAQGLDAEVVQGLKENFAGECTEVGMYLAMSRQADREGFPEVAEAYKRIAFEEAEHAAKFAELLGEVVYPDTKKNLELRVAAEAGATEGKLALAKRAKELGYDAIHDTVHEMCKDEARHGSAFQGLLGRYFK from the coding sequence ATGAAAGTATGGGTCTGCAAAGTTTGCGGCTATGTCCACATGGGTCCCGAGGCTCCCGATGAATGCCCCCAGTGTCACGCCCCCAAGAGCAAGTTCTTTGAAAAAGTAGAACAGGCCGCCGGCGGCAAGATCGTTTGGGCCGACGAACACAAGATCGGCATTGCCCAGGGCCTCGACGCCGAAGTGGTGCAGGGCCTTAAGGAGAACTTTGCGGGAGAGTGTACCGAGGTAGGCATGTACCTCGCCATGAGCCGCCAGGCCGACCGCGAAGGGTTCCCCGAAGTGGCCGAAGCCTACAAGCGCATCGCCTTCGAAGAAGCCGAGCACGCCGCCAAGTTCGCCGAACTCCTTGGCGAAGTAGTATACCCCGACACCAAGAAGAACCTCGAGCTCCGCGTTGCCGCCGAAGCCGGCGCCACCGAAGGCAAACTCGCTCTTGCCAAGCGCGCCAAGGAACTTGGCTACGACGCCATCCACGATACCGTCCACGAAATGTGCAAGGACGAAGCCCGCCACGGAAGCGCCTTCCAAGGACTCCTCGGACGCTACTTCAAGTAA
- a CDS encoding Fur family transcriptional regulator, protein MQSSALLLQEHRIRPSAQRLVVFDYLRSVKTHPSVDTIYQALQATNPNLSRTTVYNTLELLTKKGLILTLDFGEGFLRYDGNVEPHSHFQCEKCGAVIDIMETAEGCEKMLPKGCTLSSASLYLYGKCMNCK, encoded by the coding sequence ATGCAATCATCAGCTCTACTACTGCAGGAACATCGCATACGGCCCTCGGCGCAAAGGCTGGTCGTATTCGACTACCTGCGTAGCGTGAAAACGCACCCCTCGGTCGATACCATCTACCAGGCACTACAGGCCACGAACCCAAACCTTTCGCGTACTACCGTGTACAACACGCTTGAACTGTTGACAAAAAAAGGGCTCATCCTAACGCTCGACTTTGGCGAGGGGTTCTTGCGTTATGACGGTAACGTCGAACCGCACAGCCACTTCCAGTGCGAGAAATGCGGCGCCGTTATTGACATCATGGAAACTGCCGAAGGGTGCGAGAAGATGCTCCCCAAGGGCTGCACACTCTCGTCGGCGTCCCTCTACCTTTACGGCAAGTGCATGAACTGCAAGTAG
- the aroC gene encoding chorismate synthase — protein sequence MASIFGKIFTVTTWGESHGPAVGAVLDGCPAGIPLSEQDIQKYLDRRRPGQSKMTTARNEKDQVKILSGVFEGKTTGTPISFAVFNEDQHSNDYAEIEKWYRPGHADLCYDLKYGFRDYRGGGRSSARETIGRVAAGAVAQKFLQQVAGTEFIAWVDSIGNVDCPKFDTDKLTLEMVEASPVRCPDKAASDKMESAVLEAKQSMDSVGGIVSLLIRNVPAALGEPVFDKLDALLAQAMLSIPACKGFEVGSGFAAARMRGSEHNDEIYCEGGKFRTHTNNAGGIVGGISNGENIVCRMAFKPTATISQPQKTASRSGENGELAAKGRHDPCVAVRAPVIVESMAALVLADLYLQQKRNSL from the coding sequence ATGGCAAGCATATTTGGCAAGATTTTCACTGTAACGACCTGGGGAGAATCCCATGGTCCGGCTGTCGGGGCCGTTTTGGACGGTTGCCCGGCGGGAATCCCCCTTAGCGAACAGGACATCCAAAAATACCTGGACCGCAGGCGCCCCGGGCAGAGCAAAATGACCACCGCCAGGAACGAAAAGGACCAGGTGAAAATCTTGAGCGGCGTCTTCGAGGGCAAAACCACGGGGACTCCCATCTCGTTTGCCGTGTTCAACGAAGACCAGCACAGCAACGACTACGCCGAAATCGAAAAGTGGTACCGCCCGGGCCATGCCGACCTGTGCTACGACCTCAAATACGGTTTTAGGGATTACCGCGGTGGCGGACGCAGTTCCGCCCGCGAGACCATCGGTCGCGTCGCCGCGGGTGCCGTGGCCCAAAAGTTTTTGCAACAGGTGGCAGGGACCGAGTTCATTGCCTGGGTCGACTCCATTGGCAATGTGGACTGCCCAAAGTTTGATACAGACAAACTAACGCTCGAGATGGTGGAAGCCTCCCCGGTGCGCTGCCCCGACAAGGCGGCAAGCGACAAGATGGAATCGGCCGTACTTGAAGCAAAGCAGTCGATGGACAGCGTTGGTGGCATCGTGAGCCTGCTCATTAGGAACGTGCCTGCCGCCCTCGGCGAACCGGTGTTCGACAAGCTCGACGCCCTGCTTGCCCAGGCCATGCTCAGCATTCCCGCCTGCAAGGGATTCGAGGTCGGGAGCGGCTTTGCCGCAGCCCGCATGCGCGGGAGCGAGCACAACGACGAGATTTACTGCGAAGGCGGAAAGTTCCGCACGCACACCAACAACGCCGGCGGCATTGTCGGCGGCATCAGCAACGGAGAGAACATCGTTTGCCGCATGGCGTTCAAGCCGACAGCAACGATTTCGCAACCCCAGAAGACAGCCAGCAGGTCTGGCGAAAACGGCGAGCTCGCCGCCAAGGGTCGCCACGACCCTTGCGTTGCCGTCCGCGCTCCCGTGATTGTGGAGAGCATGGCGGCGCTCGTGCTCGCCGACCTCTACCTGCAACAAAAGCGGAATAGCCTTTAA
- a CDS encoding tetraacyldisaccharide 4'-kinase encodes MKPWRLAAAALYRAGYVLHHKLCLKPGRPLAHARLIVVGSYLAGGAGKTPFCIWLASFLASRNGDGENAQPPRIAILCHSKAKDEAELLGQKLPFARVATTQNRYIAAHALDRHFDYIICDDGFEDSRLAGATTIRLDWGEGSTAKIPNKWSDLIPAGKYRSLFCDHGEAALVLRCGNDPALDNANVYYLIEGVKNNRDKSILENARAKEATVLCAIGDPRRFVEDLERFGVKPRRVKKRPDHDSRFESALARELRSGRPVVITEKDAVKVATKFLQSANLYIARQKVVVSEQIQQKIAYL; translated from the coding sequence ATGAAGCCTTGGCGGTTGGCGGCAGCGGCGCTATACCGCGCAGGTTACGTACTACACCACAAGCTCTGCTTAAAACCGGGCAGGCCCTTGGCGCACGCCAGGCTGATTGTCGTTGGCAGCTACCTTGCGGGCGGTGCCGGCAAAACTCCATTTTGCATTTGGCTCGCGAGCTTCCTCGCATCACGCAACGGCGACGGCGAGAACGCCCAGCCCCCACGCATCGCCATCCTTTGCCACAGCAAGGCAAAGGACGAAGCGGAACTGCTCGGGCAAAAGTTGCCGTTCGCACGCGTCGCCACAACACAGAACCGCTACATTGCGGCCCACGCCCTCGACCGCCATTTTGACTACATCATTTGCGACGACGGGTTCGAGGATTCCCGCCTTGCAGGCGCCACCACCATTCGCCTGGACTGGGGCGAAGGTAGCACTGCAAAAATCCCGAACAAATGGAGCGACCTGATTCCAGCGGGCAAGTACCGAAGCCTCTTTTGCGACCACGGCGAAGCCGCACTCGTATTGCGCTGCGGCAACGACCCCGCGCTTGACAACGCCAACGTGTATTATTTGATCGAGGGCGTGAAAAACAACCGCGACAAGTCCATTCTCGAAAACGCCCGTGCAAAAGAGGCAACAGTCCTTTGCGCGATAGGCGACCCACGTCGCTTTGTAGAAGACCTCGAACGCTTTGGCGTCAAGCCCAGGCGCGTCAAAAAACGCCCCGATCACGACTCCCGTTTTGAATCGGCTTTGGCAAGGGAACTGCGGTCGGGCCGCCCAGTGGTGATCACCGAGAAGGACGCCGTGAAGGTCGCCACAAAATTCCTCCAAAGCGCAAATTTGTACATCGCCAGGCAAAAAGTTGTGGTTTCGGAACAAATTCAACAAAAAATCGCTTATTTGTAG
- a CDS encoding co-chaperone GroES family protein: MMDSLKNVVVIGDRVLIKPLEASNKTDSGLFLPPSVKERDVVHTGIVMRVGPGYPIPANQDPDAIFREESQNPVNYVPLQVKEGDEALYLHANSTELEINGEKFVIVGQNAILLVVRNEIPDSVDNL, encoded by the coding sequence ATGATGGATTCCCTTAAAAATGTTGTAGTGATTGGCGACCGTGTTTTAATCAAACCGCTTGAAGCCTCGAACAAAACCGATAGCGGGCTCTTTTTGCCGCCAAGCGTCAAGGAGCGTGACGTGGTGCACACGGGTATTGTGATGCGCGTAGGTCCGGGGTACCCCATCCCGGCAAACCAGGATCCCGACGCCATTTTCCGCGAGGAGTCCCAGAATCCTGTGAACTACGTGCCGCTGCAGGTCAAGGAGGGCGACGAGGCGCTCTACCTCCACGCCAACAGCACGGAACTCGAAATCAATGGCGAAAAGTTCGTCATCGTCGGGCAAAACGCCATTTTGCTGGTGGTGCGTAACGAAATTCCCGACAGCGTCGACAACCTCTAG
- a CDS encoding DMT family transporter, translating to MFNSNGKTSPLVWHVLAVITIAFWGTSFVSTKVLIEHGFSAVQIFFIRFACTYLILLCASHKKFVAKSIADELKFLLGGFTGGTLYFWTENTALSLSPSSNVSLIVCTNPLLIMLAGVLFFKREKLVPRQIVGSVITFLGMVLVVLNGRFILNLSPLGDILAFTAAISWTFYAYSTDKIRSKYGTFFSIRKVFFYAFVTAMPLMIADYFGFMGEAHTIPWHAFKKPVVALNFLCLAIFAGVFGYLVWNKVMEKLGTIFASNYVYGIPLVTIVTASLTVGERITAMAWTGAAAIILGMVMAEYKKKGPNG from the coding sequence ATGTTCAACAGCAACGGAAAAACTTCGCCTCTTGTTTGGCACGTGCTCGCGGTGATCACCATCGCGTTCTGGGGCACGAGCTTTGTGAGCACCAAGGTGCTCATAGAGCACGGTTTCTCGGCGGTGCAAATATTCTTTATACGGTTTGCATGCACCTACCTGATCTTGCTATGCGCAAGCCACAAAAAGTTCGTTGCCAAGAGCATCGCCGACGAACTCAAGTTTTTGCTGGGCGGATTCACTGGCGGCACGCTTTATTTTTGGACCGAGAACACCGCCCTTTCGTTGTCGCCCTCGTCCAACGTATCACTGATTGTTTGCACGAACCCCCTTTTGATTATGCTTGCGGGCGTGCTCTTCTTTAAGCGCGAAAAACTCGTGCCGCGGCAAATCGTAGGCTCCGTCATCACTTTTTTGGGGATGGTGCTCGTGGTTCTGAACGGCAGGTTCATACTGAACCTTTCGCCCCTGGGCGACATACTCGCCTTCACTGCCGCCATCTCATGGACGTTCTACGCCTACTCTACTGACAAGATAAGAAGCAAGTACGGCACGTTCTTTTCGATACGCAAGGTGTTCTTCTACGCGTTCGTGACTGCCATGCCGCTGATGATTGCAGACTACTTCGGGTTCATGGGCGAGGCCCATACCATACCATGGCATGCATTTAAGAAACCAGTCGTGGCGCTGAACTTTCTCTGCCTCGCCATATTCGCGGGCGTGTTCGGCTACCTCGTGTGGAACAAAGTCATGGAAAAACTCGGAACGATCTTTGCGAGCAACTACGTTTACGGAATTCCGCTCGTGACCATTGTGACCGCCTCCTTGACCGTCGGCGAACGCATTACCGCCATGGCCTGGACCGGCGCCGCCGCCATCATCTTGGGGATGGTCATGGCGGAGTACAAGAAAAAAGGCCCGAACGGTTAA
- a CDS encoding O-acetylhomoserine aminocarboxypropyltransferase/cysteine synthase family protein: MAHIETDCVQAGWTPTKGEPRVLPIYQSTTFKYDTSAQMADLFDLKASGYFYTRLQNPTNDAVAAKIAALEGGVAAMLTSSGQAANFYAVFNICEAGDHFISTSAIYGGTSNLFSVTMKKLGIECTFVDQDASDEEIEKEFRPNTKCFFGETVANPAGKILDLERFAKLAHKHGVPMIVDNTFPTPILCRPFEYGVDIVTHSTTKYMDGHATSVGGCIVDSGNFDWEAHHDKFKGLTEPDPSYHGLAYAKAFGKGAYITKATAQLMRDLGSIQAPHNAFLLNLGLETLHLRMPRHCENALACAKFLQNHPKVAWVDYAGLEGNKYHELAKKQFKGGLPCGVLTFGIKGGREKSIQFMDSLKMICIVTHVADARSCVLHPASHTHRQLTDEQLIEAGVAPDLIRFSVGIENVEDIIADLTQALEKV, encoded by the coding sequence ATGGCTCATATAGAAACCGATTGTGTACAGGCCGGCTGGACCCCCACCAAGGGCGAACCCCGCGTTCTTCCCATTTACCAGAGCACCACTTTTAAGTATGATACCAGCGCCCAGATGGCCGATTTGTTCGACCTCAAGGCTTCGGGTTACTTCTATACCCGCTTGCAGAACCCGACTAACGATGCTGTCGCGGCGAAGATTGCCGCTCTCGAAGGTGGCGTCGCTGCGATGCTCACCTCCAGCGGTCAGGCCGCGAACTTCTACGCCGTCTTCAACATTTGTGAAGCGGGCGACCATTTTATTAGCACGAGCGCCATTTACGGCGGCACCAGCAACCTCTTTAGCGTCACCATGAAGAAGCTCGGCATTGAGTGCACGTTTGTGGACCAGGACGCCTCTGACGAAGAAATCGAGAAGGAGTTCCGTCCGAACACCAAGTGCTTCTTCGGCGAAACGGTGGCAAATCCGGCCGGCAAGATTCTCGACTTGGAACGTTTTGCAAAGCTTGCGCACAAGCACGGCGTCCCGATGATTGTGGACAACACGTTCCCGACCCCGATTCTTTGCCGACCCTTTGAATACGGCGTGGACATCGTGACGCATTCCACGACCAAGTACATGGACGGCCATGCGACTTCTGTCGGCGGCTGCATTGTGGATAGCGGCAACTTTGACTGGGAAGCCCATCACGACAAGTTCAAGGGTCTCACGGAACCGGACCCGAGCTACCATGGTCTCGCTTACGCAAAGGCTTTCGGCAAGGGCGCCTACATCACCAAGGCGACGGCTCAGCTCATGCGCGACCTCGGATCCATCCAGGCTCCGCACAACGCATTTCTTTTGAACCTCGGCCTTGAAACACTTCACCTCCGCATGCCGCGCCATTGCGAAAACGCGCTCGCTTGCGCAAAGTTCCTCCAGAACCATCCGAAGGTCGCCTGGGTTGATTACGCGGGCCTCGAAGGCAACAAGTACCATGAACTTGCAAAGAAGCAGTTCAAGGGCGGGCTCCCGTGCGGCGTGTTGACGTTCGGCATCAAGGGCGGCCGTGAAAAGAGCATCCAGTTCATGGACAGCCTCAAGATGATCTGCATCGTGACCCACGTGGCTGACGCCCGCAGCTGCGTGTTGCACCCGGCAAGCCACACTCACCGCCAGCTCACCGATGAACAGCTCATCGAGGCGGGGGTCGCACCTGACTTGATTCGTTTCAGCGTCGGTATCGAGAACGTGGAAGACATTATCGCCGACCTTACGCAGGCACTTGAAAAAGTGTAG
- a CDS encoding InlB B-repeat-containing protein, which yields MLLSLGGLGFAAVGDTRTITYHLNGGVNDPANPDSYVVIKADSSECTITLQEPTREGSRFLGWFKEATTGVFYDAPQKSISRCSGDKYTLTALWAPAVKEPQLSADSCYQITSKEELYAIPKLSTFACIELQNDIVVNENLLDAEGNPDSTRNDIMYWKPFAFGGIFEGNGHTISGLYTKKQYEAGFFSKLYEGAGKPPVVRNLGIKDSYFEGTPYAGGIVGYIKQSALLVNVFSEATVVARGSAGGIAGAIISKEDWSCLCAPPPLAKPALAKPEWPTMNPSNVTQIINAYNAGRVSGASRPYDGTGGIVGQAQDLTLENVFNIGTVSDSGDAIFGLHNLEWCYYDSSRHHVEIKNTYYAGDGAAQYGGSKATADEFRDGTVLGKLQEGTYGAAWEQSVGVDPYPVLSSNVRYYLDYKLNGGVNSDKNPEYYTIDSAVILSSPTKEGDTFEGWFADSLYKERIDTIKAGSKKYYTLYARWESEYLVTYVANGGMEPEINPSRWSSDSAAYTLKGLEKVGYTFDGWYADSTFKTLVKELAKDRRDDITLYAKWITNNYKITYHLNGGENAPANPATFNFDTDITLKEPTRKGFIFVGWFEKLTYSSEIKSFGKTSYYSRDFDLYAHWYPEPKKPATNENGCYLISNREELYWFALYTSNKLDSAKLTETLPCAWQTNDIVVNEVLVDADSNWVDGIVLWQPIGVLLNGNTLVYYANNHSVSGLFINDYYSQSVWEEFFWHPDGKGSFPNILNSCVNTYEGTIWSNSIRQSLREVSKTLSFGVNAAGRLLQVYGAHAGSKVSVFDMQGRVIAKGLVGSTGNVALEMRRAGSYLVQVDRQVRRIDVK from the coding sequence TTGCTGTTATCTTTAGGTGGCCTCGGCTTTGCCGCGGTAGGCGACACGCGGACTATCACCTATCACCTGAACGGGGGCGTGAATGACCCCGCGAACCCGGATAGCTATGTCGTCATAAAAGCAGATTCTAGCGAATGCACGATTACGCTCCAGGAGCCGACCCGCGAAGGTTCCCGGTTTCTGGGCTGGTTTAAAGAAGCTACCACCGGTGTTTTTTACGACGCTCCCCAAAAAAGTATATCCCGTTGCAGTGGAGACAAATACACGCTAACAGCGCTTTGGGCCCCTGCAGTCAAGGAACCCCAGTTAAGTGCTGACAGTTGTTACCAAATCACCTCCAAGGAGGAACTTTACGCCATCCCCAAACTTTCCACCTTTGCTTGCATAGAACTCCAGAACGATATCGTGGTCAATGAAAATCTGCTGGATGCGGAAGGGAACCCGGACTCCACCCGCAATGACATCATGTACTGGAAGCCTTTTGCATTTGGCGGAATATTTGAGGGCAACGGCCACACCATTTCGGGGCTTTATACAAAAAAACAGTATGAAGCCGGGTTTTTCTCTAAGCTTTATGAAGGCGCCGGCAAGCCCCCCGTCGTAAGGAACTTGGGTATTAAGGATTCCTATTTTGAAGGTACCCCTTATGCAGGAGGTATTGTCGGCTATATAAAACAGTCGGCGCTTCTTGTCAATGTTTTTAGCGAGGCGACGGTTGTCGCGCGCGGTAGCGCCGGCGGCATTGCCGGTGCAATTATAAGCAAGGAAGACTGGTCGTGCCTTTGTGCTCCGCCTCCCTTGGCAAAGCCTGCCCTAGCAAAGCCCGAATGGCCCACGATGAACCCGAGCAACGTGACTCAGATTATCAACGCCTACAATGCGGGCCGCGTTTCCGGTGCATCTCGCCCATATGATGGAACCGGAGGCATTGTCGGTCAAGCGCAGGATTTAACCCTCGAGAACGTATTCAACATCGGAACTGTTTCTGATAGCGGCGATGCCATTTTTGGCCTTCATAATCTTGAATGGTGTTACTATGACAGTTCCCGCCACCATGTTGAAATCAAGAACACCTACTATGCCGGCGATGGGGCAGCCCAATACGGTGGATCAAAGGCGACTGCGGACGAATTCAGGGACGGGACCGTTCTAGGGAAATTGCAGGAGGGCACCTATGGTGCCGCATGGGAACAAAGCGTGGGCGTAGATCCATACCCGGTTTTAAGTTCCAATGTGAGGTATTACCTTGACTACAAACTGAACGGTGGCGTGAACAGCGACAAAAACCCGGAGTACTACACAATCGATTCCGCCGTTATTCTGTCAAGTCCCACAAAGGAGGGCGATACCTTTGAAGGGTGGTTTGCCGACAGCCTGTATAAGGAACGGATTGACACCATCAAGGCCGGTAGCAAAAAATACTACACCCTTTACGCCAGGTGGGAGAGCGAATATCTTGTGACCTATGTTGCCAATGGCGGCATGGAGCCCGAAATCAATCCCTCGCGCTGGTCCTCGGATTCCGCGGCCTATACATTAAAGGGGCTTGAAAAAGTAGGCTACACTTTTGACGGCTGGTATGCCGATTCCACGTTCAAAACGCTTGTGAAAGAGCTTGCGAAGGATCGCCGCGACGATATCACGTTATATGCAAAGTGGATAACGAACAACTATAAGATCACGTACCACTTGAACGGTGGCGAGAATGCCCCCGCTAATCCGGCAACATTCAATTTCGACACCGACATCACCTTAAAAGAACCGACCCGTAAAGGCTTTATTTTTGTAGGTTGGTTTGAAAAACTCACTTATTCCAGCGAAATCAAGAGTTTCGGGAAAACATCCTACTACAGCCGCGATTTCGACCTTTATGCGCACTGGTACCCCGAACCCAAGAAGCCCGCCACAAACGAAAACGGCTGCTACCTCATCTCAAATCGCGAAGAACTGTACTGGTTTGCACTGTACACGAGCAACAAACTTGACAGCGCCAAACTTACAGAAACCCTCCCCTGTGCCTGGCAAACAAACGACATTGTCGTCAACGAGGTCCTCGTGGATGCCGACAGCAATTGGGTGGACGGAATCGTACTGTGGCAGCCCATTGGTGTACTGCTTAATGGCAATACTTTGGTTTATTATGCCAACAACCATAGTGTTTCGGGACTATTCATCAACGATTATTACAGCCAGTCCGTATGGGAAGAATTTTTCTGGCATCCGGATGGTAAGGGCTCCTTCCCAAATATCCTGAACAGTTGCGTAAACACATACGAAGGTACCATCTGGTCGAACAGTATAAGGCAATCGCTTCGCGAAGTTTCCAAGACGCTTTCGTTCGGCGTCAATGCCGCGGGTCGCCTGCTGCAAGTCTATGGCGCCCATGCGGGCTCAAAGGTAAGCGTGTTCGATATGCAGGGCCGGGTAATTGCCAAGGGGCTGGTGGGCTCCACCGGAAACGTTGCGCTCGAAATGCGTCGTGCCGGCAGTTATCTGGTTCAGGTTGACCGGCAGGTGCGCCGGATCGATGTAAAATAG
- a CDS encoding DUF1653 domain-containing protein, whose translation MSKAINGHRYRHYKSPTMIYTVIEANALDCEDVKPMVVYRSEYETPEHPRGTIWIRSKADFESRVMLPDDIVIDRFTQID comes from the coding sequence GTGAGCAAAGCCATTAACGGGCACCGCTATCGTCATTACAAAAGTCCTACAATGATTTATACTGTTATTGAGGCGAACGCGCTTGATTGTGAAGACGTTAAGCCTATGGTTGTATACAGGAGTGAGTACGAAACTCCTGAACACCCGAGGGGGACCATTTGGATTCGTTCCAAGGCGGACTTTGAAAGCCGCGTAATGCTCCCGGACGACATCGTCATCGACAGATTTACGCAAATTGATTAA
- a CDS encoding NUDIX domain-containing protein, whose product MEEEIDILKPDGSLAGYSRGRTEVHAKGLWHRTVHVWAFDESGRILFQLRSREKENNPGLLDTSCAGHITAGDTSKKAALRELKEELGITKKASDLTYLFESTHESVLNNGTYFDNEYYDTYRITLNAKEAASLVPQPGEVESFVWMTRDEFFSKHKLYPAKFVSHPKDYDYLTSVITEHKGEEL is encoded by the coding sequence ATGGAAGAAGAAATCGACATCTTGAAACCGGACGGAAGCCTAGCAGGCTACTCTCGCGGGCGTACCGAAGTCCACGCGAAGGGATTGTGGCACCGCACGGTGCATGTTTGGGCGTTCGATGAATCCGGTCGAATTCTGTTCCAGCTTCGCAGCCGGGAAAAAGAGAATAACCCGGGCCTTTTGGACACCAGTTGCGCGGGTCACATTACTGCGGGCGACACCAGCAAAAAGGCCGCTCTGCGTGAGCTCAAGGAAGAGCTTGGCATAACCAAAAAAGCCTCTGACCTCACGTACCTTTTTGAATCGACCCACGAGAGCGTATTGAACAACGGGACGTATTTTGATAACGAGTACTACGACACGTACCGTATTACCCTCAACGCCAAGGAAGCCGCCTCACTTGTGCCGCAACCCGGCGAAGTTGAAAGTTTTGTGTGGATGACGCGCGATGAATTTTTCTCGAAGCATAAACTGTACCCTGCAAAATTCGTGAGCCACCCCAAGGATTATGATTACCTGACTTCCGTGATCACAGAACATAAAGGAGAGGAACTGTGA
- a CDS encoding serine hydrolase, producing the protein MQFNEDAIQKLMQSAKDQGVFDKAVAGFVLPDGTQRVVEFNTPRDTVFDIASLTKVCPTSTLALRYILEGKLAVNTRVVDYIPELHTNYRDDICIFHLLTHSLDYRVPMKTLRTLPAKEILNALFTYQFEKAPGADFNYGNPASVLLGIILNRLTGKSLQDLGREQFFEPLGMTRSGWDPLTRDFNRIAKTQIMPTEICAFRGREIQGEIHDESAWVLRELFPVGSAGMFSCIPDLLNFVQMVLNDGTLNNVRVMPEGVLDLVSHNAFERPDCRQFIPKGTTETADACTALGWELNASKFMGTRVSPRAFGKTGFTGASIVADPIAGAAVVLLSNFTYPHREPNADRIHAFRSRISDAFFGMLL; encoded by the coding sequence ATGCAGTTCAACGAAGATGCCATCCAAAAATTAATGCAATCCGCCAAGGACCAGGGCGTTTTTGACAAGGCCGTGGCGGGATTCGTATTGCCCGACGGCACCCAACGTGTAGTGGAGTTCAATACACCCCGCGACACGGTCTTTGACATCGCGAGCCTCACCAAGGTATGCCCCACCTCGACGCTCGCCCTGCGTTACATACTCGAGGGCAAGCTCGCAGTCAATACCCGCGTGGTGGACTACATCCCCGAATTGCATACGAACTACCGCGACGACATTTGCATATTCCACCTGCTCACGCACAGCCTGGATTACCGTGTACCAATGAAGACGCTCCGTACGCTCCCGGCAAAAGAAATCCTCAACGCACTTTTCACCTACCAATTCGAGAAGGCGCCCGGTGCCGACTTCAACTACGGCAACCCGGCGAGCGTCCTTTTGGGTATCATCTTGAACCGCCTTACAGGCAAGTCGCTGCAGGACCTGGGCCGCGAGCAGTTCTTTGAACCACTCGGCATGACCCGCAGTGGCTGGGATCCGCTCACCCGCGACTTCAACCGCATCGCCAAAACACAGATTATGCCCACCGAAATTTGCGCGTTCCGCGGTCGTGAAATCCAGGGCGAAATCCACGACGAGAGCGCATGGGTTTTGCGGGAGTTGTTCCCCGTGGGGAGCGCGGGCATGTTCAGCTGCATACCGGACCTGCTCAACTTTGTGCAAATGGTTTTGAACGATGGCACTTTGAACAATGTGCGGGTCATGCCCGAGGGCGTCCTCGATCTAGTGAGCCACAACGCCTTTGAACGACCCGACTGCCGCCAATTCATTCCCAAGGGCACGACTGAAACCGCCGACGCCTGCACCGCCCTCGGCTGGGAACTGAACGCCTCCAAGTTCATGGGGACCCGCGTCTCGCCGCGTGCATTCGGCAAAACGGGTTTCACGGGAGCAAGCATTGTCGCCGACCCCATTGCCGGCGCCGCAGTGGTGCTGCTCAGCAACTTCACCTACCCGCACCGCGAACCGAACGCCGACCGCATCCACGCATTTCGCTCACGCATCAGCGACGCATTTTTCGGAATGCTCCTGTAG